A single region of the Vibrio cyclitrophicus genome encodes:
- a CDS encoding ABC transporter ATP-binding protein, with translation MSLLDVKDLRVEFTTQDGIVTAVNDLNFSLNQGETLGIVGESGSGKSQTVFSIMGLLAKNGIISGSAKFEGKEILNLPEKELNKVRAEQIAMIFQDPMTSLNPYMKVSDQLMEVLMLHKGMGKAEAFEESVRMLEAVKIPEARKRITMYPHEFSGGMRQRVMIAMALLCRPKLLIADEPTTALDVTIQAQIMELLNELKDEFNTAIIMITHDLGVVAGSCDKVLVMYAGRTMEYGTVDEIFYEPSHPYAEGLLKAIPRLDTEGEILPTIPGNPPNLLRLPTGCPYQDRCHRVMDRCKQEAPILQPFAKDRQRACFSDWETWTK, from the coding sequence ATGAGCTTATTAGATGTCAAAGATCTGCGCGTCGAATTTACCACGCAAGATGGTATCGTAACCGCAGTAAACGATCTGAACTTCTCACTCAACCAAGGCGAAACGCTGGGTATCGTGGGTGAGTCCGGTTCAGGTAAATCACAAACTGTATTCTCTATCATGGGGCTGCTGGCTAAGAACGGCATCATCTCGGGTAGCGCGAAGTTTGAAGGTAAAGAGATTCTTAACCTTCCAGAGAAAGAGCTGAACAAAGTTCGTGCTGAACAGATCGCGATGATCTTCCAAGATCCTATGACATCACTGAACCCTTACATGAAAGTAAGTGATCAGCTGATGGAAGTACTTATGCTCCACAAAGGCATGGGTAAAGCAGAGGCATTTGAAGAATCAGTACGCATGCTTGAAGCGGTTAAAATCCCTGAAGCGCGCAAGCGTATCACTATGTACCCACACGAGTTTTCTGGCGGTATGCGTCAGCGTGTGATGATCGCAATGGCACTATTGTGTCGTCCTAAATTGCTTATCGCTGATGAACCAACAACCGCTTTGGATGTAACTATTCAAGCGCAAATTATGGAATTGCTGAACGAATTGAAAGATGAGTTCAACACGGCAATCATCATGATCACCCACGATTTGGGTGTGGTTGCAGGTTCATGTGACAAAGTACTGGTGATGTACGCGGGCCGTACAATGGAGTACGGCACGGTTGATGAAATCTTCTACGAGCCTAGCCACCCTTATGCGGAAGGCCTGCTTAAAGCGATTCCTCGTTTGGATACCGAAGGTGAAATTCTACCGACGATTCCAGGTAACCCACCTAACTTACTTCGCCTACCAACCGGTTGTCCTTACCAAGACCGTTGTCACCGTGTAATGGACCGTTGTAAGCAAGAAGCACCAATTTTGCAGCCATTTGCTAAAGACCGTCAGCGTGCTTGTTTTTCTGATTGGGAGACTTGGACAAAATGA
- a CDS encoding glutathione S-transferase family protein, whose amino-acid sequence MGKLVEGVWHDVWYDTKESGGKFVREDAGFRNWVENKAGAQFEPESGRYHLYVSLACPWAHRTLIFRELKDLTDHIDVTVVCPDMMSEGWQMGLPEPLFGHTRMHQIYTQAKPDYSGRVTVPVLWDKKTNTIVSNESSEIIRMFNSEFNELTGNTDDYYPWELSKKIDEWNDYIYPSINNGVYRTGFATTQEAYEEAYDALFEALDKVDAHLSEHRYLAGSEITEADWRLFTTLVRFDAVYVGHFKCNKQRIADYENIQGYLKELYQIEGIKETTDFYHIKRHYYYSHTGINPTQVIPKGPALDLESAHGRG is encoded by the coding sequence ATGGGCAAGTTAGTTGAAGGTGTTTGGCACGATGTGTGGTACGACACCAAAGAAAGCGGTGGTAAGTTCGTTCGTGAAGATGCGGGCTTTCGCAACTGGGTTGAAAACAAAGCCGGAGCGCAATTTGAGCCAGAAAGTGGTCGTTACCACTTATACGTATCGTTAGCTTGCCCTTGGGCGCACCGCACTCTTATCTTCCGAGAGCTGAAAGACCTAACCGATCATATTGATGTGACGGTGGTTTGCCCCGACATGATGAGTGAAGGATGGCAAATGGGGTTACCAGAACCTCTGTTTGGCCATACTCGTATGCACCAAATCTACACTCAAGCCAAACCTGACTACTCAGGCCGAGTAACAGTTCCAGTACTGTGGGATAAGAAAACCAACACCATCGTGAGTAACGAGTCCTCTGAAATTATCCGCATGTTCAATTCAGAATTTAATGAGTTAACAGGCAATACCGATGATTACTATCCGTGGGAATTGTCCAAGAAGATTGATGAGTGGAATGACTACATCTATCCAAGTATCAATAACGGCGTTTATCGTACCGGCTTTGCAACGACACAAGAGGCTTATGAAGAAGCGTATGACGCCTTGTTTGAAGCCCTAGACAAAGTAGACGCTCACCTTAGCGAACATCGCTATTTAGCGGGTAGCGAGATTACAGAAGCGGATTGGCGCTTGTTTACCACTTTAGTTCGATTTGATGCGGTTTATGTAGGGCACTTTAAGTGTAACAAGCAGCGAATTGCGGACTATGAAAATATTCAAGGTTACCTAAAAGAGCTGTATCAGATCGAAGGCATCAAAGAGACGACCGATTTTTATCATATAAAGCGTCACTATTACTACAGCCACACAGGTATTAATCCAACTCAGGTTATTCCGAAAGGACCTGCTCTAGATTTAGAATCAGCCCATGGGCGAGGTTAG
- a CDS encoding oligopeptide ABC transporter substrate-binding protein OppA (is involved in the transport of the murein peptide L-alanyl-gamma-D-glutamyl-meso-diaminopimelate), which yields MYKNKITQALLLGAGLAVAATSTLSIAAEVPAGTELAKVQELVRGNGTEVATIDPHKSQGVPESHVIRDLLEGLVNQDGEGNTIPGVAESWETTDNKTFTFHLRKDAKWSNGDPVTAQDFVYSWKRAVDPATASPYAWYMEYTKMANAKDIVAGKKDKSELGVKAVDANTLVVELETAVPYFVMMMGHTTMKPVHQATVEKYGDQWTKPDHFVGNGAFSVDKWVVNERLVLKRNDQYWNNDKTVLNKVTFLPIENQVAEMNRFLSGEIDFTNELPTEHFKRLQKEYAEDVSVAGNLCTYYYIFNTKKAPFDDVRVRQAISYAIDRDIVTGAILAQGQKPAYFLTPEITAGFDPELPAYGKMSQKERNAEAERLLEEAGYGKDNPLKFNLLYNTSENHKKIAVALGSMWKKTLGLSVTLENQEWKTYLSSKDSGDFEVARAGWCGDYNEASSFLTLMKSNNTTGGVHYDSAAYDQIIDKALNSTSEEERKALYLEAEALMANDMPIAPIYQYVKSRLLNPHVGGFPINNAEDKIFSKDLYIKAQ from the coding sequence ATGTACAAGAATAAAATTACTCAGGCCCTTCTTCTAGGTGCTGGTTTGGCAGTGGCTGCCACTTCTACTCTTTCTATCGCTGCTGAAGTTCCAGCAGGCACAGAACTAGCAAAAGTTCAGGAACTTGTTCGCGGTAACGGTACTGAAGTTGCGACTATCGACCCACACAAATCTCAAGGTGTACCAGAATCTCACGTAATTCGTGATCTTCTAGAAGGTCTAGTGAACCAAGACGGCGAAGGTAATACTATCCCTGGTGTTGCTGAAAGCTGGGAAACGACAGACAACAAAACATTCACTTTCCACCTACGTAAAGACGCAAAATGGTCTAACGGCGATCCTGTAACAGCTCAAGATTTCGTATACAGCTGGAAACGTGCAGTCGATCCAGCGACAGCTTCTCCATACGCTTGGTACATGGAATATACCAAGATGGCGAATGCGAAGGACATCGTAGCGGGTAAGAAAGACAAGAGTGAGCTAGGCGTTAAAGCTGTAGATGCAAACACACTTGTTGTTGAATTAGAAACAGCGGTACCATACTTCGTAATGATGATGGGCCACACAACAATGAAGCCAGTACACCAAGCGACTGTTGAAAAATACGGTGACCAGTGGACTAAGCCTGACCACTTCGTTGGCAACGGTGCATTCTCTGTTGATAAATGGGTTGTTAACGAGCGTTTAGTTTTAAAGCGTAACGACCAATACTGGAACAACGATAAGACGGTTCTAAATAAAGTAACCTTCCTACCAATCGAAAACCAAGTAGCGGAAATGAACCGCTTCCTATCTGGCGAAATCGATTTCACAAACGAACTTCCAACTGAGCATTTCAAGCGTCTTCAAAAAGAGTACGCGGAAGATGTATCTGTAGCGGGTAACCTATGTACTTACTACTACATCTTCAACACGAAGAAAGCACCATTTGATGATGTTCGTGTTCGCCAAGCAATCTCTTACGCAATCGACCGTGATATCGTAACAGGTGCTATCCTAGCGCAAGGTCAAAAACCTGCATACTTCCTAACGCCTGAAATCACAGCTGGCTTCGATCCTGAGCTACCAGCTTACGGTAAGATGTCTCAAAAAGAGCGTAACGCAGAAGCAGAACGTCTTCTTGAAGAAGCGGGTTACGGTAAAGATAACCCACTTAAATTCAACCTACTTTACAACACTTCAGAGAACCACAAGAAGATTGCTGTAGCGCTAGGTTCTATGTGGAAGAAAACACTGGGTCTTTCTGTAACGCTTGAGAACCAAGAGTGGAAAACGTACCTATCTTCTAAAGATTCTGGTGATTTCGAAGTAGCACGTGCTGGTTGGTGTGGTGACTACAACGAAGCGTCTTCGTTCCTAACGCTAATGAAGAGTAACAACACTACCGGTGGTGTTCACTACGACAGCGCGGCTTACGATCAAATCATCGATAAAGCACTTAACTCAACTTCAGAAGAAGAGCGTAAAGCACTTTACCTAGAAGCTGAGGCGCTAATGGCAAACGACATGCCAATCGCTCCTATCTACCAATACGTTAAATCTCGTCTACTTAACCCGCATGTTGGTGGTTTCCCAATCAACAACGCGGAAGACAAGATCTTCTCGAAAGACCTATACATCAAAGCTCAATAA
- the oppF gene encoding murein tripeptide/oligopeptide ABC transporter ATP binding protein OppF → MSKELLLDIKDLKVHFSIAAKSAWPWAKPSNLKAVDGVDVHLYEGETLGVVGESGCGKSTFARAIIGLVEATEGQVMWLGQDLTKMQEVKRRETRKEIQMIFQDPLASLNPRMSVGDIIAEPLETFYPELSKQEVKDRVKEMMAKVGLLPNVINRYPHEFSGGQCQRIGIARALILKPKMIICDEPVSALDVSIQAQVVNLLKELQKELGLSLVFIAHDLSVVKHISDRVLVMYLGNAVELGESDALFSDPKHPYTKALMSAVPIPDPRLERSKTIQMLEGDLPSPINPPSGCVFRTRCPQATEACAQTKPSIQGDDVHAVSCLHVQV, encoded by the coding sequence ATGAGTAAAGAATTACTATTAGATATTAAAGACCTGAAAGTTCACTTTAGCATTGCGGCTAAGTCAGCTTGGCCTTGGGCGAAACCATCGAACCTTAAAGCGGTTGATGGTGTTGATGTTCATCTTTACGAAGGTGAAACATTAGGTGTAGTAGGAGAGTCTGGTTGTGGTAAGTCTACTTTTGCACGCGCGATTATCGGCTTGGTTGAAGCGACTGAAGGGCAAGTGATGTGGTTAGGTCAAGACCTAACTAAGATGCAGGAAGTGAAGCGCCGTGAAACTCGTAAAGAGATTCAGATGATCTTCCAAGACCCGCTAGCATCGCTTAACCCGCGTATGTCTGTTGGTGACATCATTGCTGAGCCGCTAGAGACTTTTTACCCAGAACTTTCTAAACAGGAAGTGAAGGACCGAGTTAAAGAGATGATGGCCAAGGTTGGTCTACTACCCAACGTAATCAACCGTTACCCGCATGAGTTCTCTGGTGGTCAGTGTCAGCGTATCGGTATCGCACGTGCTCTTATCTTAAAACCTAAGATGATCATTTGTGATGAACCAGTTTCGGCATTGGATGTATCTATCCAAGCTCAAGTAGTTAACCTTCTGAAGGAGCTACAAAAAGAGTTAGGTTTGTCCTTGGTATTCATCGCGCACGATTTGTCGGTTGTTAAACACATTTCTGACCGCGTGTTGGTGATGTACTTAGGCAATGCGGTAGAACTTGGTGAGTCAGATGCATTGTTCTCTGATCCTAAGCACCCATACACCAAAGCGTTGATGTCTGCAGTTCCAATTCCAGATCCACGTTTAGAGCGCAGTAAAACCATTCAGATGCTGGAAGGTGATCTACCATCGCCAATCAACCCGCCATCAGGTTGTGTGTTTCGTACTCGTTGCCCACAAGCAACAGAGGCGTGTGCGCAAACTAAGCCATCGATTCAAGGCGATGACGTTCACGCAGTATCTTGCTTGCACGTACAAGTCTAG
- the pta gene encoding phosphate acetyltransferase → MSRTIMLIPTSAGVGLTSVSMGVLRAMERKGVSVSFYKPIAQPRSGGNQPDLTSTIISTNSDIKIGEPIAMTKAEALIGSEKMDELLESVVEQYNKINKDAEVTLIEGLVPTRKHPFANQVNAEIAKTLGAEIVFVATPGTDNPTQLKERIEVACSNFGGTKNKNIKGVIINKLNAPVDEAGRTRPDLSEIFDDADSAQQANLEVMQIFNSSPIRVLGCVPWSIDLIATRAVDMAKHLNAEIVNEGEISTRRIKSITFCARSLPHMIEHFKPGSLLVTSADRPDVIVAAALAAKNGVEIGAILLTGGYDIPESIANLCAPAFASGLPIFKAQGNTWQTSLNLQSFNLEVPADDKERIEFVNDHVASHIDGPWIDSLSEGTQGIRRLSPPAFRYQLTEFARKAAKRIVLPEGDEPRTVKAAAICAERGIATCVLLGNPEEIRRVAAQQGVELGAGVEIIDSASVRENYVARLVELRGAKGMTEVVAREKLEDSVFLGTMMLEAGEVDGLVSGAVHTTANTIVPPFQIIKTAPDASIVSSIFFMLLPDQVLVYGDCAINPDPTAEQLAEIAIQSADSAAAFGIDPRVAMISYSTGESGKGADVDKVREATKIAQEKRPDLVIDGPLQYDAAIMENVAASKAPNSPVAGKATVFVFPDLNTGNTTYKAVQRSADLVSIGPMLQGMRKPVNDLSRGALVDDIVYTVALTAIQADQAAQAEEKVIN, encoded by the coding sequence ATGTCCCGTACTATTATGCTTATCCCTACAAGCGCTGGTGTTGGTCTTACTAGTGTTAGCATGGGTGTTCTTCGCGCTATGGAGCGTAAGGGCGTAAGTGTTTCTTTCTACAAGCCAATCGCTCAGCCTCGCAGCGGTGGTAACCAACCAGATCTAACGTCTACTATCATCAGCACAAACAGCGACATTAAGATTGGTGAGCCAATCGCAATGACTAAAGCTGAAGCTTTGATCGGTAGCGAAAAAATGGACGAGCTTCTTGAGTCTGTTGTTGAGCAATACAACAAGATCAACAAAGACGCAGAAGTAACGCTAATCGAAGGTCTAGTACCTACTCGTAAGCACCCATTTGCTAACCAAGTGAACGCGGAAATCGCGAAGACACTTGGCGCGGAGATCGTATTCGTTGCGACTCCTGGTACTGACAACCCTACGCAACTTAAAGAGCGTATCGAAGTAGCATGTTCTAACTTCGGCGGTACTAAGAACAAAAACATCAAAGGCGTAATCATCAACAAGCTTAACGCTCCTGTTGATGAAGCTGGCCGTACTCGCCCTGACCTATCTGAAATCTTTGATGATGCAGACAGCGCTCAGCAAGCGAACCTTGAAGTAATGCAAATCTTCAACTCTAGCCCTATTCGTGTTCTTGGCTGCGTGCCATGGAGCATCGACCTAATCGCAACTCGTGCGGTTGATATGGCTAAGCACCTTAACGCTGAAATCGTTAACGAAGGTGAAATCTCAACTCGTCGTATTAAGAGCATCACTTTTTGTGCACGTTCTCTACCGCACATGATTGAGCATTTCAAACCAGGTTCACTGCTAGTAACTTCTGCAGACCGTCCTGACGTTATCGTTGCTGCAGCTCTTGCTGCGAAAAACGGTGTTGAGATTGGCGCAATCCTACTGACTGGCGGTTACGACATTCCAGAAAGCATTGCTAACCTTTGTGCACCTGCATTCGCTTCAGGTCTACCGATCTTTAAGGCTCAAGGTAACACTTGGCAGACGTCTCTAAACCTACAGAGCTTCAACCTAGAAGTTCCTGCAGACGATAAAGAGCGTATTGAATTCGTTAACGATCACGTTGCAAGCCACATCGATGGCCCTTGGATTGACTCTCTATCTGAAGGCACTCAAGGTATCCGTCGTCTAAGCCCACCAGCATTCCGTTACCAGCTAACTGAATTCGCTCGTAAAGCGGCTAAGCGCATCGTTCTTCCTGAAGGTGATGAGCCACGTACAGTTAAAGCTGCGGCTATCTGTGCTGAGCGCGGTATCGCGACTTGTGTACTTCTAGGTAACCCAGAAGAAATCCGTCGTGTTGCTGCACAGCAAGGTGTTGAGCTTGGCGCTGGCGTTGAGATCATCGATTCTGCATCAGTTCGCGAAAACTACGTAGCTCGTCTAGTAGAACTTCGTGGCGCTAAAGGTATGACTGAAGTTGTAGCTCGTGAGAAGCTAGAAGATTCAGTATTCCTAGGTACTATGATGCTTGAAGCTGGTGAAGTTGACGGCCTAGTTTCTGGTGCTGTTCACACAACGGCGAACACTATCGTTCCTCCGTTCCAGATCATCAAGACGGCCCCTGATGCTTCTATCGTATCTTCAATCTTCTTCATGCTTCTGCCTGATCAAGTTCTTGTATACGGTGACTGTGCGATCAACCCAGATCCAACCGCTGAACAGCTTGCTGAAATCGCTATCCAATCTGCAGATTCTGCTGCGGCATTCGGTATCGACCCACGCGTTGCTATGATCTCTTACTCTACTGGTGAATCTGGTAAGGGTGCAGACGTAGATAAAGTTCGTGAAGCAACTAAGATTGCTCAAGAGAAACGTCCTGATCTAGTGATCGACGGCCCTCTACAGTACGACGCGGCTATCATGGAAAACGTTGCTGCTTCTAAAGCACCAAACTCTCCAGTAGCAGGTAAAGCAACTGTATTCGTATTCCCAGACCTAAACACTGGTAACACGACTTACAAAGCTGTACAGCGTTCAGCAGACCTAGTATCTATCGGTCCAATGCTTCAAGGTATGCGCAAACCAGTAAATGACTTGTCTCGTGGCGCTCTAGTAGACGACATCGTTTACACAGTAGCTCTAACGGCTATCCAAGCAGACCAAGCTGCACAAGCTGAAGAAAAAGTAATTAACTAA
- the oppB gene encoding oligopeptide ABC transporter permease OppB, with amino-acid sequence MLKFIMKRIFEAIPTMLVLITISFFLMRFAPGNPFSSERPLPPEVMANIEAKYGLDKPVFEQYTTYLTNILQGDFGPSFKYQDYTVNELIAVALPVSAKVGFVAFIFTLLMGVTVGTIAALKHNTWVDYTIMSTAMLGVVMPSFVLAPALIYLFSLHWNIFPAGGWHGGTFMYIVLPVIAMSLLYVATFARITRGSMIETLNSNFIRTARAKGLSYRYIILKHALKPAMLPVVSYMGPAFVGIITGSVVVETIFGLPGIGKLFVNAAFNRDYSLVMGVTILIGFLFILFNAIVDILLALIDPKIRY; translated from the coding sequence ATGCTTAAATTCATTATGAAAAGGATATTTGAAGCGATTCCAACCATGTTGGTGTTGATCACTATATCTTTCTTTCTCATGCGTTTCGCACCGGGTAACCCGTTTTCAAGCGAACGTCCATTACCGCCAGAAGTTATGGCTAACATCGAAGCTAAATACGGCTTAGATAAACCAGTATTTGAACAATACACCACGTATTTGACAAATATCTTACAAGGTGACTTCGGTCCCTCGTTTAAATACCAAGATTACACAGTAAATGAGCTGATCGCGGTTGCACTTCCAGTATCTGCGAAGGTAGGTTTCGTTGCCTTTATCTTCACACTATTGATGGGGGTCACCGTCGGGACGATTGCTGCCTTGAAGCACAATACCTGGGTCGACTACACCATAATGTCGACCGCCATGCTCGGGGTGGTGATGCCATCCTTCGTGTTGGCACCGGCGCTTATTTACCTTTTCTCCCTGCACTGGAATATATTCCCAGCAGGTGGTTGGCATGGCGGTACATTCATGTACATCGTGCTGCCTGTTATCGCGATGTCTCTTCTTTACGTAGCAACCTTTGCTCGTATTACTCGCGGTAGCATGATTGAAACGCTAAACAGTAACTTTATCCGAACTGCACGTGCAAAAGGTCTAAGCTACCGTTACATCATTCTAAAACATGCACTTAAGCCAGCAATGCTACCTGTTGTTTCTTACATGGGACCTGCGTTCGTAGGTATCATCACAGGTTCAGTTGTTGTTGAAACCATCTTCGGCCTACCAGGTATCGGTAAGCTGTTTGTTAACGCCGCGTTTAACCGTGACTACTCGCTAGTAATGGGTGTAACCATCTTGATTGGTTTCCTATTCATCTTGTTCAACGCAATCGTTGATATTTTGCTAGCGCTGATTGACCCGAAAATTCGCTACTAA
- the oppC gene encoding oligopeptide ABC transporter permease OppC, whose product MLKKKENLEAIEKFSESLEIEGRSLWQDARIRFMRNKAAMVSLFILTIMVLAVIFLPMLAQYTYDDTDWYAMHVGPNADHWFGTDSLGRDLYVRTLIGGRISLMVGVMGAFVAVLIGTLYGAASGFIGGRTDRVMMRILEILYAVPFMFLVIVLVTFFGRNIILIFVAIGAIAWLDMARIVRGQTLSLRSKEFIEAAHVCGVSKWKIITRHIVPNVLGIVAVYSTLLIPSMILTESFLSFLGLGVQEPMTSWGALLQEGSQTMEVAIWQLTFPAAFMVVTLFCFNYVGDGLRDALDPKDR is encoded by the coding sequence ATGTTGAAGAAAAAAGAAAATTTAGAAGCGATCGAAAAGTTCTCTGAGAGTTTAGAGATTGAAGGTCGTAGTTTGTGGCAGGATGCACGCATTCGTTTCATGCGTAACAAAGCTGCGATGGTCAGCCTGTTCATCCTTACTATTATGGTACTGGCGGTTATCTTCTTACCGATGCTAGCTCAGTACACTTATGATGATACTGACTGGTACGCAATGCACGTAGGTCCTAATGCGGATCACTGGTTTGGTACTGATAGCTTAGGCCGTGACTTGTACGTTCGTACGCTTATCGGTGGCCGTATCTCACTGATGGTTGGTGTGATGGGTGCATTCGTAGCGGTACTGATTGGTACGCTTTACGGTGCCGCTTCTGGCTTCATCGGTGGTCGTACTGACCGAGTGATGATGCGTATCCTAGAGATCTTGTACGCGGTTCCATTCATGTTCCTAGTTATCGTTCTAGTAACATTCTTTGGTCGTAACATTATCCTAATCTTCGTTGCTATCGGCGCGATTGCTTGGCTAGATATGGCGCGTATTGTACGTGGTCAAACGCTGAGCTTACGTAGTAAAGAATTCATTGAAGCAGCACACGTATGTGGTGTGAGCAAATGGAAGATCATTACACGTCACATCGTACCAAACGTACTGGGTATCGTAGCGGTTTACTCTACGCTGCTTATTCCAAGCATGATCCTTACAGAATCATTCTTATCTTTCCTTGGTCTTGGTGTTCAAGAGCCTATGACAAGCTGGGGCGCATTGCTTCAAGAAGGTTCGCAAACAATGGAAGTTGCAATTTGGCAACTGACATTCCCTGCGGCATTCATGGTAGTTACGCTGTTCTGCTTTAACTACGTAGGTGATGGTCTGCGCGACGCGCTTGATCCAAAAGACAGATAA
- a CDS encoding acetate kinase, which yields MSKLVLVLNCGSSSLKFAVVDAETGAEHLTGLAECLGLPEARMKWKLDGKHEAQLGAGAAHVEALSFMVETILASKPELKANLGAIGHRIVHGGEQFTSSALITDEVLKGIQDAATFAPLHNPAHLIGIEAAQQNFPGLQNVAVFDTAFHQTMPSESYLYALPYNLYKEHGIRRYGMHGTSHLFITREVAGLLNKPVEEVNIINCHLGNGASVCAIKNGQSVDTSMGLTPLEGLVMGTRCGDLDPAIIFHLHDALGYSVEEINNMLTKESGLAGLTEVTSDCRFVEDNYGEKEEATRAMDVFCHRLAKYVAGYTATLEGRLDAITFTGGIGENSGPIREMVLNRLGIFGIEVDGEANLKARFGGEGTITTANSRIPAMVISTNEELVIAEDTAKLAGL from the coding sequence ATGTCTAAGCTAGTTTTAGTTTTAAACTGTGGTAGTTCTTCTCTTAAATTCGCTGTTGTTGATGCAGAAACAGGTGCAGAGCACCTAACTGGTCTTGCTGAGTGTCTGGGTCTTCCAGAAGCTCGTATGAAGTGGAAACTTGATGGCAAACACGAAGCACAACTAGGCGCGGGCGCAGCTCACGTAGAAGCACTATCTTTCATGGTAGAAACTATTCTTGCTTCTAAGCCTGAGCTTAAAGCTAACCTTGGCGCTATCGGTCACCGTATCGTACACGGTGGCGAGCAGTTCACTTCTTCTGCACTTATCACTGATGAAGTTCTTAAGGGTATTCAAGACGCTGCGACTTTCGCACCTCTTCACAACCCTGCTCACCTTATCGGTATCGAAGCGGCTCAACAGAACTTCCCTGGTCTACAAAACGTTGCTGTATTTGACACTGCGTTCCACCAAACAATGCCTTCTGAGTCTTACCTATACGCTCTACCGTACAACCTGTACAAAGAGCACGGCATCCGTCGTTACGGCATGCACGGTACTTCTCACCTATTTATCACTCGTGAAGTTGCAGGCCTACTAAACAAGCCAGTTGAAGAAGTTAACATCATCAACTGTCACCTAGGTAACGGCGCTTCTGTATGTGCTATCAAGAACGGTCAGTCTGTAGATACTTCTATGGGTCTTACTCCTCTTGAAGGTCTTGTAATGGGTACACGTTGTGGTGACCTAGATCCTGCGATCATCTTCCACCTACACGACGCTCTTGGTTACTCTGTTGAAGAAATCAACAACATGCTAACTAAAGAGTCTGGTCTTGCTGGTCTAACTGAAGTGACTTCTGACTGTCGTTTCGTTGAAGACAACTACGGTGAGAAAGAAGAAGCAACTCGTGCAATGGACGTGTTCTGTCACCGTCTAGCTAAGTACGTTGCTGGTTACACTGCAACTCTAGAAGGTCGTCTAGACGCAATCACTTTCACTGGTGGCATCGGCGAGAACTCTGGCCCAATCCGTGAAATGGTTCTTAACCGCCTAGGCATCTTCGGCATCGAAGTTGACGGTGAAGCTAACCTTAAAGCTCGTTTCGGCGGCGAAGGTACTATCACTACAGCTAACAGCCGTATCCCTGCAATGGTTATCTCTACTAACGAAGAGCTAGTAATTGCTGAAGACACTGCGAAACTAGCAGGTCTTTAA
- a CDS encoding DUF412 domain-containing protein, translated as MSNRVGLASSLKDGQKYMDLWPVRKELNAIFPEQRIIKATRFGVKVMPAIAAISVLTQMVFNNYQAMPQAVVMALFAISLPLQGMWWLGNRSNTQLPPALVSWYRELHEKITETGFALEPMKPRPRYKELAIILNRAFRQLDKSSMERWF; from the coding sequence ATGAGTAATAGAGTTGGTTTAGCGAGCAGTTTAAAAGATGGCCAAAAGTACATGGATCTCTGGCCTGTTCGAAAAGAGTTAAACGCTATCTTCCCTGAACAACGCATCATTAAAGCGACGCGCTTTGGTGTAAAGGTGATGCCTGCGATAGCTGCTATCAGCGTTCTTACGCAAATGGTCTTTAATAATTACCAAGCGATGCCACAAGCTGTGGTTATGGCTTTGTTTGCTATTAGTTTGCCACTTCAAGGCATGTGGTGGTTAGGTAACCGCTCAAATACACAACTTCCGCCAGCGTTAGTATCGTGGTACCGCGAACTGCACGAGAAGATCACTGAAACGGGTTTTGCGTTAGAGCCAATGAAGCCACGCCCTCGTTATAAGGAATTGGCGATTATTCTGAATCGAGCATTCCGTCAGTTAGACAAATCTTCAATGGAACGCTGGTTCTAA